DNA sequence from the Thunnus albacares chromosome 22, fThuAlb1.1, whole genome shotgun sequence genome:
GGTTGAGGAGGGCTTTCCAGGCGCACTCTTGCCTCTTTCGCCCCTTGATCAGAGAGGCCTACTGAGCAGGAAACTTCGGAGGGGTCGGAGACAAGAATCCAGCTGTGGACTGACAGAAGACCTGAAGCATCTGTGCTGTACACCAGGCCTTTTGGGGTCAGATCCTGTTTCTGGTGCGAccagtgcagctgaggctgtgGATGCCAGCCTTCAGACTCACAGCTCACATTCATCATGTTATCTTTCCACACGACTGAGAGGAGAGGGGTGGCTCCCGTTTCTGGGAGGAGGTAGAGGGACAGAGAAGGAAGACGAAGcttatttgatttaatattgGATAGATAATCTAGTTTTGTGTAGTTTTTTCCACTTTGATGATACTCACCAGTCACAGTGAGTGTGACACTTCCTTCGTCATAATGCTGGTCACTGCTGACATAACAATTATAATCTCCTGCGTCCTTAACTGTGACATTTAACAGCTCCAGGCTCACATCACCTGTCTTCAGCCCCCCAGATGTGGCATCCTTTAAGCCAAACGCCACTCTGCCCACGTACGAAGGTTCTTTAGACGCCACTTCCAACGTTTTTGCCTTGTAAAGCATGATTGGGGCATCAAATTGATCACCAAGGTACCAGCGTACTTCCAGACCCTCTGCATTTTGTGATGGAGTGAGCCAACATGGTAATGTCACTGTATGGCCGCCACTCACTGAGACAGGGGTCCTCACCGAAACCGCAAGGCTATCTGGAACTGTAAAACAAgcaacattcattttattagttaaaagttaatgtttttgtaattttctgttttgtgacAATTAAGATCAAACCTAGGATGAAACTAATAATTATCTTCCAATTTGTttttgattaatcgttttggtttataaaacatcAACTGAGGAAAAATGCCTGTCACATTTTCGGAGTATCATTTCCATTATGACACATTcaatatgaaacatttttccAATGTGAAGTCATCAAGTCTCATTTTGTCTGACTAACTGTCTGAAAGACAGatgaggaaaagcagaaaattttcaaaatttagaacctgaaaccatcaaatatttggcatttttgctgaaaaatgactttattaTCAGAAGTTTCCAATCAATTTTCTGTTCAATTCCCCTCTAGTGCCTCCATCTGTTGAATACTTTAATTGTTTTGATGATCCCTCACAATAAATCATATTTTGCTCAGTTATAACATGAAGCTGCTCtttagtggaaaaaaataagtcTGGAACAAAAAAGTAACAATAATCATATCGATGAAAAAGGTGAGAATGGAGagtaaaacatataaaaataatagatCAGGAAAGTGATACGTATAAAATAGATGTGAAGAATACTTACCAGGGACAGAACTAGACTGAAATGCACAAAGAGTCACCACAAGGCACATGTGTATCATCGGTACACCTTTAAGACAGGGGGGAATACAAATGGTGCGATTGGTTATTTGTGTTAAATGAACTGTAACATCAGGAAGTAGATAGTCTCCAAACCACACTACACCCTCCAATCGAGCTTAAAATAACACTATGCAACAACCATAATAGAAGCAGCCGAATAAAAGCTGATTTTATGACTGAAGAACCGCCAAAATTGAAATCTCGGCCTACCCATTATATCCTGCTGCAAGTCCAGGGCGAACTAGAAATATCCTTCATGCGAACTAGAGATCAAGTCCTGaagacagaaatgaaatgtaattcaGGTATCGTATGTCGTCggatgttgctgtttttagtgTAATTTCTTCATAGACCTGTAAAAAATAAACGAGTGCGTGGGAGGCTTTCTTCTGATCGacagatttattttcactttcctTTTTCCAAGTGCGCATGTATCAAACGCACTATCAGACAAGAGGTTATGGACATGGTTGAGGAGTTGAGTCAAGCCCGCCATGATTTCTTTTAAAGTCAAGTAGTAGTATGGAAGATCATTTCCACcaggaaaaaaggagaaaaagaaaaaaaaacattaaaaaaacccaaacattttTAGGAAGTACTTATTGGTACAGATTCCTCAGTGTCAATAGTGTGTTTCTTGTTGGTACGGAGTTATTAAGCAAGCGCATTGGTATCGATTGTGCACGATCAGtaatcaaattcaaattgtttcaaaatggaaatatttttgcTTACAGGTGATAGCCAATCCCTCCCATGGTCTGGGTTAAAATGGTTgagtttaggcacaaaaaccacttggttagggttagcgAAAGATCATAGTCTGGGTTAAAACAGTACAATGTGGTAAAAATGTCCCGATTAACAGCGCTAAAATGCCTGATGTGGTGGTAAAAAATGTCCAGTTAGTGGTCTACGAGAGGTCAGCAAACTGGAAAACACATTCACgtgatcaaattcaaatattGGTCCAGaccaacagcctgtggactaTAGGCACAGAATCCCGTTCTGTGTCAATAGTCAGTAAATAATTGCACTGGTTCTGTAGCCGTAGCCGTTTTTTAATGCTCCTATTATGTCAAAATTAGTTTAGTAGTGGTCTAGTAGGCCAAATCAAAATTGTGAGATACAAAAGTCAAATtagaaaaagtcacatttttgaCTCCCTATCCTATGAGTTGGACTTACTAGCCTATATCTCAAAATTTAGACTTTTTATCTAAAACGTTGACCCATAAATCCTTCTCATCACACGCTTACAAAAGAAAGTTTATGTTTATTCCTTTTATTGTAAAGTATATCTTGTCTCACTAAATTGGGATAATTCCGTTAATAAACATTTCCAGTAAATCTATTCTTAATCTACTAAACTAATATAGGCTATCTAAAACAGAGTGTTTCTCAGCTAGGATTTTAATAAAGTATTCCTGATCCTGATTTTCTCACAAAGATAATAGGTGGATGATGTTAAACACAGATGCGCCAGATGTGCTAACAGACAGAGTGTTGTTATGAAGTTTGTGAATCTCACGTGAGTGCGCTGCGTCAATGTGAATAGTAAACACCAGGATGCATCCGGATGTTAAACGATGGTAGCTACAAAATAAATGCGTAAAGTTCAGTGGTCTGGTTGACTTTAACATTGCACAAATAATATACAGAgtataaaaaaaacttgcttTCTGACTGttaacaaaacatgtttaaaatcagAGAGAGTCAGTATGGACTTAGGGGAATATGTATGTTAAAAAAATTTTTATGTGCATTGTTTTGTAACACTGCTGAAATAAAgaccaaataaattaaaatatattttttttaaggagcAGATATTTCTCGGCCTGTTAAATGTTCATATAACCAAAATTACAAAAGGCATTTGGTTATATTGCGAACTGCtcactgtgaaaacaaacaaataaataaatataattaaaaaaaaaaaaaaaaaaagaaattccgTTACATTTAATCCTGCTATAccttatttagaaaaaaaataaccgGAATATGCTGTTACCACTTTGCTCGACTTGACGGTGtgctaattattttttttcctaggaaGGTGAAGTTAAGACCcaccctcctctgcctctgattggctagtattCGTTGTCTTCGTTGGTTGGATTGGTTAGGTTTGGGCATGAGGAGTGCGATTGGTTACGGTTAGGGTAAAAATATCAAGGTAAGCCAATCAAaggcagagtagggcaggtcattacttcgccatcctaggaatAATATTTCGCTGACGCTGGTCACGTCTAGAGCTGTCTTTGGTCTCATAGTCCAATTTTGTAAGTTTTTGTGTGGCGTACTGTCGTATATGGACTTCACCGTCGGCTGGAAACAACTCAACTTAACATTATGTGTGGTATTAGTTAGGTTGACGTCTATATAAGAAAGCGCAATGTTAGTTTAAGCTGCTGTCGTTAGCTGATACTCTTGCTAGCTTTCCATAGCCTCTCGGAAGACTTGTAACGTCAAGTCTAGCTAGTTCATTGACCCAGCTAGATGGCAACTTAACAACAAAACTCTACATCTCCAGCGTCTACGAGACCGTCATATTTTTGCTGGGTTgctgtttttagcaaaaaaaatgcCTCAACTTGTGGACTCTGACGATACCACTCCATTGCTCAGGGATGATGCAAGCAGGTGAGTGCAGAGTTCATAGCCGTTGACTTTACAAATTAGCCAGGTGAGGTAAACATTCAACAGGGAGATTTACAAGTACAATGCTTACCAAACAGGTTTGGGAGAGGCTGCACCAGCCCTGCACTGTATCTGAACCATTCATTATGCAAACTGTTTGGGTTCACAtttgtttactgtctttttctcaGTCTGTCATGTTTATCAGCCCACATCAATAACCTATAACACCTTCTCTTCCCTGTGTGCAGTGATGACTCTCAGGATGAAGATTACAAGAGTCGGTGGAGGTCTATCCGAGTCATGTACTTCACTATGTTCCTCAGCAGTGTGGGTGAGGATGCCTATTTGTTACAGTGAATTTAGACTTCATTAGAGTCTCAAGATGTTAATAAGACACACACTAAAACCCAGCAGATATGAGACTTATGCGCACCTTTAATGCACACTTTTTATTGCCTGTGTTCAACCTCATAAGCCCAGCAACTGATACAGTAGTAGCTTTTCTAAGCATTTTTTTCCAGTAAACATTGTCAATGTGTACATGGTGTACCGTATCAGTCACCAATCATCTATGGTTTATTTGCCCCTTTAGGTTTCACTATTGTCATCACATCACTGTGGCCCTATTTGCAAAAGGTATGTACGACTTACCATTTTCTTGGTTTAGAGATGTTGGCTGTTTCTGCAGTTGTCATTAATACAAATAGTTACAAGTGTAACAAGTGTTTTTGGCATTCAAAGGGAGTGAAAGAAGCATCAAAGAAGAAGAACCTGGGTTTGGATTTGCAGAAGTGTTGCCCTAGACTCTGAATAGTAGTGCACAGCATATTCTGGTTAtctgtcaaatgtcaaatgaaacTGCATGTAGCAATAATTGGGCTCCAAACCTTCTTCAACTGTCTCATATGTTTGTGTTGTAGCCTTTTTATCATAATGTCATATGAAGTTAACTACAGGGTCTTCTGGATCTTCTTTCAAACCTTGCTTTCTTTTGGGACTGTCTGTCTTGTAGATTGATGATAGCGCCAATGCCAGCTTCCTGGGCTGGGTAGTGGCAGCCTACAGCCTCGGTCAGATGGTGGCATCACCCATTTTTGGTCTGTGGTCCAATTATCGGCCACGCAGGGAGCCACTGGTGTGCTCCATTTTCATCAACCTGTCGGCTAACATCTACTACGCCTATGCATACCTGCCCAAGACCAATAATAAGTTCCACATGCTCATGTCCAGAGCCTTCGTGGGCTTCGGAGCAGGTACTGTGTGCTCGCCTTATTTGCTCTTCAGTTGTTCATGTGGCTTGTTGTAACATATGATGTTGTGGTTAGTGACACACATCTCCTAAGATTAAATCTGTTCTTGTCATGGCAGGTAATGTTGCTGTGGTGCGGTCGTATGTAGCTGGAGCTACATCACTGAAGGAGAGGACCAATGCCATGGCAAATATGAGTGCCTGTCAAGCCCTGGGTTTCATCCTAGGACCAGGTAAAGATGACTGTATTGTTCCCATTATGTAAAGCTTACTGAGCTCCCAGTCAAAGAAAAAAGGTCAGTGTGCAGTAAAGAGAGCAATGCTGCAAGTGTCTTTAATTTCTGACATTTGCATATCTTTGTATATGGTCAGCTCTGCAGGCAGGCCTGTCATTCGTCGGTGAGCATGGTGTCACAGTGAAGATCATCGACCTGCAGCTCAACATGTACACTGCCCCGGCTTTACTGGCTGCATTCTTTGGCCTCATCAACATCCTGTTGGTTCTCTTGGTGCTGAGGTGAGGCTTTCccttcatatttttatttttcattttgtagaaTTTTGAATTCCAATACATCAAATCCAGATTGCCTGACTGTGTATTTCAAAAAGCCAATAATAGAGTGGACCATGGTCAAAATGATCTTTTTAATGTCAACACTGATATAAATTGGGAGATCTTAATTGGCTAAGCTGTCTGTCTTGATTTTCACTAACAGAGAGCACCGTGTTGACGACCATGGAAGACAAATTCGAGCCATCAACTACACATCAGAAGGTATTTACAGCCCTActtgatatttctgttttttttttatcccacaCCCAATCCTGGTATAGTCTTTTCCAACATGAATGACAAATGAAGCAGagcttaaaataaaatttttttagcatcatttttatttagtttatcaAAACAGGTAGTGACGAACTGTACAAACAAACTAGGAGTCAACTCTAGAGACCCATATTGGTTATCTACTGAGGAAACCAAAAAATGGTTTAGGCTCAGAAATGGACATTGAACAGTGTCTGCACTGTAGTACTAATGTCTTTAGAGACGTATGGAATTAAGATATTAAAGTAAATTTGCAGTATTTGCAGTGCTTGTTGCAGGATATTGGTTAAGTGTTTCTCAGTTGAAGCCTTTGTTCTCCTCTTACCTCTCTTGCAGACAGTGCTGACATTaatgaagaaactgaagaaaccATCGACCAAGTAGCGGTCGTGACTTCCAATgtcctcttcttcatcatcatgttcATCTTTGCCGTCTTTGAGACGTATGTATTTAATTACTGTATTGATGCAGGCAGGttagaatacatttttatcattactTTACATCTTtgtatgtttgtcatttttcaggATTGCCACTCCTTTGTCCATGGACATGTTCGCCTGGACGAGGAGGGAAGCTGTGTTGTACAATGGCATCATCATTTGCTGCATTGGATTTGAATCCATCCTGGTGTTTCTGGTTGTAAAAGTGGCCTCTCAAAGGTACCTACATGCACATTTGGGTTACATATAAAACGTGTTTCAACTTCTGTATTTGGTTCATCAGGAGGAATGGTTTCTTCCCACTAGGGTCGGGGATCGTCCTGTGTTGCTTGTAGGCTTGGCCATCATATTCTGTGGCTTCTTTATTCTTCTTCCCTGGGGAAACCATTACCCCAAAATCCAGTGGGCAGGTATGGATTGTTTCAATTGCACAGACTGGTCCATTATCCTGTGTTGATGTGATACAGATTGAATGTCAGTGTGGTTCTTTCAGCTCTTTTTGATTGAAACAAGTGTGTTGCAGCATCTAGAATACTATTAAATgcactcttttctttttaaaacgcAGACCTCAAAAACAACACGTTGGTCAGTCAAATAGCCTCCAACAGCTCTTTGGAGCCAACAGGCTGTCCCTCTGAACAGACATGGTGTCAGTATACTCCTGCCATCAACCTGGCCCAGTACATCACCTCTGACATCCTCATCGGGGTGGGATACCCAGCCTGCAACGTGATGTCCTACACACTGTATTCCAAAATCCTTGGACCCAAGCCTCAGGTAAGAAGACTGAAAAGCCTTCCTCATGAGGGAAGATCTTATTTAAAcataacaaaattaaataaatgccAGTGTTTTGGAGCGCTGAATATGTTGTTTCTCTGCAGGGCGTGTACATGGGATGGCTGACAGCCTCGGGCAGCGGGGCGCGGACACTAGGCCCAGTGTTTGTTTCACAGGTGTATACCCTCGTAGGACCTCGTTGGGCCTTCAGCCTCATCTGTGGTATGGTGGTAGGGGCCATCATCCTCCTCAGCTCCGTTTACCACAGATTCATCGCCTTTTCTGTACGTCATGGAAGGACTGTAGAGTGAAAAGTGAAGACACCCTCCCGCTGAAGGGACTGATGCCAGCTCTCCCAGTTTCTATTTTCAAAAGACTTTTAGCCAACATCTGGCTACAGTGAAGACTTTTTGTTCCTGTTACTTAAGAATGTGGTAACTGACAAACAATGCCTTGGACAGTTTGTGACTCAGGGTTGACCTTTAAACTCTCAAGCGAATGATGAGGCCAGGTTATTTCCAATGACTTGACCAAATATGGCTGCTTCGCGAGTTAAAAGGGAGCTACTGCTTGCACTGAAGCTACACTTAAGACTCACTTAACGTGAAAGAAGCCATGTGATGCACATCCATTGCCTTGTATGAGGTGGATTAATAATATCGAGACCAGATTGACGTTTTTAATCAAAGAGTTACTAAACTGTTGTTACTGAAATATTGTAACTTTTAGCacgttttatttaatttcatcgTTGGTTTTAAAGATAAATTACATACACAGACTACTTTGGAAATCCTAACTTTGGAATTCACAAGCACATGGACTCTGGGAGCAACCATGACAATTAATGCTACTTGAAAATATACGCTATCAAattgtttgatattttgtttttacagacagaaaatatcATGACCACTGAATAatgtttgattaattaaatatgGCATTCCCTATACTGTATTGAACACCTTTGAAGTTactattttactgtttaaattGAGCTCATGAGAAATTTCGGTTTTAATGTACATTGATTGTCATTCAAGAAACTCTGGAGAGATGAGCCAACTTTATAGGGGCTATAAAGgaaacatttgcacattcaACTATTTTCCTCTCCGGTAACGGCTGTACTTTGTTTAAAACTACAGGTTTTTGTTTacctgaaatatttcaataagtgatgtgtgaatgtgtctgtgtgctacTGATTAACTGAGTGATGCATTAAAGAATTAACACGATCTTAGTTTCTCAGTGTCACTGttctcagtttaaatttattCAGGATTATTAATAAAGCAGTAGATGATAATGCTTTTCCATCACCACTTATATGTAGGGTACAAGGTAAtatattagattaaaaaaaataatttatcctCAGAGGGGAAAGTAGGCTATAGGCTATAGTAGGCTGTAGAGAAaagaatataaagaaatatagaTATATAGGTATGAGTATACATAAGAAATAGATCCATAAAAACACTGGATGGAGTGAACATAAAAGTGTACATCTGTACACACAttgcaaatacattttctttgtgttatgtgttctatgttattaatacagtagcactttgagtttcacaaTGAATCaaaagtgtggtacaaatttaatgtattattattattattatcgttgttgttgttgttatcattattattattactggtagtaatagtaatagtagtatgTGTCCAGTAGGGGGCAGTAAGAGAGCTTTGGCACAGGAGCGCGCATGCGTGCAATAAATCCCAAGTTGCGTCCGGGTTCACGCGAGGTAGCGCGATTTATTGAGAGCGCGCAGGCAACACGCACGCAGCAGCACTTAGAAGATGGTAACTTTAGCGTTTAGTTTGTAATTAACTCGAATTTAAGAGTATATGAAGCGGTGGAGAGGCACGTATTACTAAACATGGAGTTATTTGGAGACGACACAGGTAAGAAAATGCctcttttttttgcctcttaTAAGAAGTTCGTGGCGAGTTTAGCAAACAAGCTAGCGTCGCTCGTAACTTTGTAGTTGGAGATATTGCTAAAATCGTTCCGTCAAGTTTTATTTGacgttttctttgttttcttcttttttcagaGTATACAGATATCCAAATGGTTGTAAGTATACCTCTTAAAATTATCCtctttcgtgtgtgtgtgtgcgcggaAAAATTGAGACGTGGGAAGCGCCCGCGTTTGCTCTTGGCGTTAATGTAAATTTAGCTGACATGATATGATATGCCCTCAAAGTAGCAGCAGCCTTACAAACTTGTAAGTTTGTAAAGGATTCATCAGATTAAACTTTGATCACTATGTTTGCTGAGTAATGCCCGTTTGAAGACACTTTAAACGGGGCACGTAGTCACTTCCTGCGTATGTTCTGTGTTGGCGTTGCTACTTTTCCTATAAAACACTGAttcactttacatttttacCACGCAAGAGGCGAGTTATCTTCATAACGCCACAAAATGACTGACACTCGCATGAGTTTGAAAGTACTGATGTAGATATTGGACCTAGCGCAATGATAAAAAGTCAGTTGGCTCCCTGTGTTCAAGATACTGTTggtattttttgtaaaatgagaaaagttCCATCATCGGACATTTCTGCTAACTGCATGTAAAGATTTGAAACACACCCTCCACTATCAGGTGAATAAAGTTAATAGATATAGGTAGCCTATATTGAATTTTCATTACAGGCAAAtagttttgtttacattcagcGTTTAACATTTGCAAAGCCCAGTTTTCTAGGTtgaatcctgcattgtttacattggCTGTTGCCATCTTTACTTGGGATATTGGGACCTTTTTTGCAGCTGCAAACCTTTGTTATCTGTACAGTTTGCTTGTGGCTTGCGTGTTTGTCTCCAATCACTCCTGGAAGATCGCCAGATACAAGCGACATACTGCAGGAACTTGCTTATTAAAACATTAGTCAACAGTGCCAAGTAAAATCGAAACTCAAGACCATAAAATCTTGCACGTCATTACACATCTCTGTAAAGTTCAAATCGTGTAACCTGGAAAATAAACTCGATACCGCTGTAACTTATTTCCTTGTGctgtaatacaaaaaaaagattagcACGACTTTGTTGACATGATCAGTTGGTTCACTTCCTGTCATCTTGTAgctttgtttttccacattacAGTTGCTGGCATAGTTAATGACTCATCTACTGCAAGCTACTTCTCTTTGTTGTTCTTcttaaatatagaaaatttcCCCAAATTAGGTGCAATCTCCACAGTTGTTGACTTcatgtgtgtttactgttgtgCCAGTGCAAGGAAAGGAACTTGACTCCTGTTGTTGACTTTATGAGTCAGACTGTCTTCTTGGGTAAAGGAAAGTGAAACTCAAATGCAGTGCTTCAATAAACTGGCTGCAATTCGAAGTTGCGGTCAGTACTGGAACTGACACACAGCTTTAGACAGCTGTTGGGAATACgccaacctttttttttttttttgttgagagtATAGTGGGGCCTAAATAAGGAGAGTACAAGTTTCAAGGCTGAAGCTGCTGAGCTAATCTGAGGGTTGTACACAGCTATGTGGACTTGACATccatttatctctctctcctctctagCAGAGGGTTGTGGATATGTTTGAGAGACGTCCTCGTATGCAAAGGATAGTAAGATTTGGCCTTCTTG
Encoded proteins:
- the mfsd8 gene encoding major facilitator superfamily domain-containing protein 8 produces the protein MPQLVDSDDTTPLLRDDASSDDSQDEDYKSRWRSIRVMYFTMFLSSVGFTIVITSLWPYLQKIDDSANASFLGWVVAAYSLGQMVASPIFGLWSNYRPRREPLVCSIFINLSANIYYAYAYLPKTNNKFHMLMSRAFVGFGAGNVAVVRSYVAGATSLKERTNAMANMSACQALGFILGPALQAGLSFVGEHGVTVKIIDLQLNMYTAPALLAAFFGLINILLVLLVLREHRVDDHGRQIRAINYTSEDSADINEETEETIDQVAVVTSNVLFFIIMFIFAVFETIATPLSMDMFAWTRREAVLYNGIIICCIGFESILVFLVVKVASQRVGDRPVLLVGLAIIFCGFFILLPWGNHYPKIQWADLKNNTLVSQIASNSSLEPTGCPSEQTWCQYTPAINLAQYITSDILIGVGYPACNVMSYTLYSKILGPKPQGVYMGWLTASGSGARTLGPVFVSQVYTLVGPRWAFSLICGMVVGAIILLSSVYHRFIAFSVRHGRTVE